Proteins encoded together in one Impatiens glandulifera chromosome 1, dImpGla2.1, whole genome shotgun sequence window:
- the LOC124910927 gene encoding histone H2A-like: MEGGSKSKRGFRKGGEKKKSISRSVKAGLQFPVGRIGRFLKQGRYGKRVGRGAPVYLAAVLEYLAAEVLELAGIAATDNKKSRITPRHLQLAVRNDEELGKLLAGVTFAYGGVLPNINPVLLPKKKDKAAAEEEETDNSPSKAKVVTKGKKSPRKAAAA, encoded by the exons ATGGAGGGTGGTAGCAAGTCTAAGAGAGGTTTTAGAAAGGGCGGTGAAAAGAAGAAATCGATTTCAAGGTCGGTCAAGGCCGGTCTTCAGTTTCCGGTGGGTAGGATCGGGCGGTTCTTGAAGCAAGGTCGTTATGGCAAGCGTGTTGGAAGAGGAGCTCCTGTTTACCTAGCAGCTGTTCTCGAGTATCTTGCGGCTGag gTTCTTGAGTTGGCTGGGATTGCGGCTACAGATAACAAGAAAAGTAGGATAACTCCAAGACATCTTCAATTGGCGGTGAGAAATGATGAAGAGCTTGGGAAGCTTCTTGCAGGGGTAACATTTGCTTATGGTGGTGTCTTGCCCAATATTAACCCTGTCCTTCTTCCCAAGAAGAAAGACAAGGCCGCGGCCGAGGAGGAGGAAACAGATAATTCTCCATCCAAGGCTAAGGTGGTCACCAAGGGCAAGAAGTCACCTAGAAAGGCAGCTGCAGCTTAA